Proteins co-encoded in one Flavivirga eckloniae genomic window:
- a CDS encoding RagB/SusD family nutrient uptake outer membrane protein — MKNVIYIYVALLGVITLMSTSCGKLDDIDPVFLLDADEAITNEGSADLALAAIYARFRTFDGTEMYAIPSLFSHVGQLEEGDNRPELNSYVANLPITTSGNIRMNEGGYANMYDVINNVNFLIQKVADIQVPFSTDTRKAEILAEARAMRALAHFYLLRLWGQFYDMNSEFGINIRTAPVISNEAFPRHTVAESYTAILEDLDNAIANAPEGKEKFFISRTAAKGLKAKVLLYMGNYNEAAMLAKDIIDNSAPEFALAPTHAELFDNTTEDILNNSELLFVTRGENNIVVGLGGTWGAAVIGNPDFVTLANTGSVIIGSQEITYDAPDNRMFNTFSEEGSGLKYVRRNTDDIIDVIYHLRMAEIYLIHAEADARANSSVTADALASLNTIRTRAGATTTGGDGFETYPDTMSLDQFLEAVRIEKSIELTTEVSEEWFDLVRYDFADGFGSGFQVSDIKATATNPDKFILPISPESIQNGGGVVKQNPSY, encoded by the coding sequence ATGAAAAATGTAATATATATATACGTTGCTCTTTTAGGTGTTATCACCTTAATGAGTACATCTTGTGGCAAATTAGATGATATAGATCCTGTTTTTTTGTTAGATGCAGATGAAGCTATAACTAACGAAGGATCTGCAGATTTAGCACTAGCTGCTATTTATGCGAGATTTAGAACCTTTGACGGCACAGAAATGTATGCTATACCTTCTTTATTTAGCCATGTAGGGCAACTTGAAGAAGGTGATAATAGACCAGAACTTAATAGTTATGTTGCAAATCTACCCATTACGACCTCAGGTAATATTAGAATGAATGAAGGTGGTTACGCAAACATGTATGACGTTATTAATAACGTTAATTTTTTAATACAAAAAGTAGCAGACATACAAGTTCCTTTTTCCACAGACACAAGAAAAGCAGAGATTCTTGCAGAAGCAAGAGCCATGCGAGCATTGGCCCATTTTTACCTTTTACGTCTTTGGGGGCAATTTTATGATATGAATTCAGAATTTGGTATAAATATAAGAACAGCACCAGTAATATCTAATGAAGCATTTCCAAGACATACGGTAGCAGAGTCGTATACTGCTATCTTAGAAGATTTAGATAACGCCATTGCTAATGCTCCAGAAGGAAAAGAGAAGTTTTTTATAAGCAGAACAGCAGCAAAAGGATTAAAGGCTAAGGTATTATTATACATGGGCAATTATAATGAAGCTGCTATGTTGGCAAAAGATATTATTGACAACTCTGCTCCCGAATTTGCTTTAGCGCCAACACATGCAGAATTATTTGATAATACAACAGAAGATATTTTAAATAATTCTGAATTACTTTTTGTAACAAGAGGAGAGAATAATATAGTAGTAGGCCTAGGAGGTACTTGGGGAGCCGCTGTAATAGGCAATCCTGATTTTGTTACGCTTGCTAATACTGGTTCTGTAATAATAGGTAGTCAAGAAATTACTTATGATGCTCCCGATAATAGAATGTTTAATACATTCTCTGAAGAAGGATCAGGGTTGAAATATGTTAGAAGAAATACAGATGATATTATTGATGTTATCTACCATTTAAGAATGGCAGAAATTTATTTAATTCATGCAGAAGCAGATGCACGTGCCAACAGTAGCGTTACAGCAGATGCTCTTGCTTCATTGAACACCATTAGAACAAGAGCTGGTGCCACAACTACTGGAGGAGATGGTTTTGAAACCTATCCGGATACCATGTCTTTAGATCAATTTTTAGAAGCTGTTCGTATAGAAAAAAGTATAGAATTAACTACCGAAGTTAGTGAAGAATGGTTTGACTTAGTACGCTATGACTTTGCTGATGGTTTCGGGTCTGGTTTCCAGGTCTCTGACATAAAAGCTACAGCTACTAATCCAGATAAGTTTATATTACCAATTTCTCCAGAATCTATTCAAAATGGAGGTGGTGTCGTAAAACAAAATCCCAGTTACTAA
- a CDS encoding SusC/RagA family TonB-linked outer membrane protein, whose amino-acid sequence MKTFIFLLCSTVLALSPASTFSQGKIRIDVDKTVPVDEIFKLIKQQTEYTFIYEKGIFRNLPDVQLKKGVISIDKLLKKGLSNNNFKYILSIDNTILIKQKGENQQKIVSGIVTDESGTSIAGVTVLVKGTSIGVATDFDGSFSLVVPAPENVLIISSLGYKTTEITVGDQTTINITLEEETSNLEEVVIIGYGATTKKNLTGSVGTVESEDLTRIQTQTIDQALVGQLSGVFVNSGGGAPGSAAIVNIRGLTSLTGSNQPLYIIDGVPIIITPSYDSGGLGFFQEQENPLLSINPNDVERIDVLKDASAAAIYGSRAANGVVIITTKQGKRNQAPRFNISYNATVLNTTQNFDVLNTSQYRQFFEDNGNDPANLLDANTNWQDLVTNDNALWNQLNLSISGGTSKTSYYASTNFSEQEGVLIGTRFNRYGMNIRLDSDVMKNLKLGANLSYNYSLRKESGITSLREAALTRPDLPVFNDDGTFTGLPDFDGNILLNPLGDEATVRDRGTSQNLNASFYGEYSIFNNLKFKSQISINVSDSRGETFSPSTTETAFSEIFFSGNSGAVLNTNAGQSVSTTLANTLNYKNTFKGGHTIDVLAGITWDRSRFDLQANKYVGFPDDNLLVGIGNATNLTEADSDASILALNSLIGRVNYNYKDRYLVTLTGRSDTSIKFGPGNRTGFFPSAAAAWNMHNESFLKDNNLISSLKLRASWGLTGLDNLPAFTYRPSYATGGRFDNTVYNGINGIEIFGLPNPNIRWEETEQLDLGLEFSLFNNRINAEVVYFEKNTSGLITNAPAVLETGFRNFDTNIADVSNKGWELNLIATVIQSENFRWDTSFNISSIKNKVESLNGGGSDLLGIVEGEPIGAIRGFDVVKIAQTQEEIDALNDLAGFYYFGTEAPGDYIFRDVNGDGEIINEDDEVVLGNITPDYYGGWSNKFSYKNLDLSFTFQFVEGVEKLNREVGNLGFFSTDQNQYARALETWTPENPNAKYARLNSFSLFEFSSAMVEDASYIRLRSASIGYNFPSKLFKNTALSGARLTLSGNNLLTITDYTGQDPEAVIPVRRGNSSTELTDDEGTSYPQTRTVTLGLKLNF is encoded by the coding sequence ATGAAAACCTTCATTTTTTTATTATGTTCTACCGTTCTTGCACTCTCTCCCGCAAGCACATTCTCTCAAGGAAAAATAAGAATAGATGTAGACAAAACTGTACCTGTTGATGAAATCTTTAAACTCATAAAACAGCAAACAGAATATACATTTATCTATGAAAAAGGTATATTTAGAAACCTTCCCGATGTACAATTAAAAAAAGGTGTTATTAGTATTGATAAACTCTTAAAAAAAGGATTATCCAATAATAATTTTAAATATATCTTATCTATTGATAATACCATCCTTATAAAACAAAAAGGTGAAAATCAGCAAAAAATAGTTTCTGGTATAGTTACAGACGAATCAGGAACCTCAATAGCTGGTGTTACAGTATTAGTAAAAGGAACTAGTATAGGTGTAGCTACAGACTTCGACGGCTCCTTTAGCCTAGTAGTACCTGCGCCAGAAAACGTTTTAATAATTTCTTCTCTAGGTTATAAAACTACCGAAATCACAGTAGGCGATCAAACTACTATTAATATAACGCTTGAAGAAGAGACCAGTAATCTTGAAGAAGTTGTGATAATTGGTTATGGTGCCACTACTAAAAAGAACCTTACAGGTTCTGTTGGTACCGTAGAGTCTGAAGATTTAACCAGAATACAAACGCAAACCATAGACCAAGCACTAGTGGGCCAACTATCTGGAGTATTCGTAAATTCTGGAGGCGGAGCACCAGGCTCTGCAGCCATTGTAAATATTAGAGGACTTACCTCTTTAACAGGTAGTAACCAACCTCTATATATTATAGATGGCGTTCCTATAATAATAACGCCTAGCTATGATTCTGGAGGCTTAGGTTTTTTTCAAGAACAAGAAAACCCTTTACTTTCTATAAACCCCAATGATGTAGAACGTATCGATGTATTAAAAGATGCATCTGCAGCAGCTATTTATGGTTCTAGAGCGGCAAACGGTGTTGTTATTATTACAACAAAACAAGGTAAAAGAAATCAAGCCCCTAGGTTCAATATAAGTTACAATGCAACCGTACTAAATACAACTCAAAATTTTGATGTACTAAATACAAGTCAATACAGACAATTCTTTGAAGATAACGGTAACGATCCTGCAAATCTTTTAGATGCTAATACCAATTGGCAAGATTTGGTTACCAACGATAATGCGTTATGGAACCAATTAAACCTAAGCATATCTGGCGGTACTTCTAAAACAAGTTATTATGCATCTACCAATTTTTCTGAGCAAGAAGGGGTTTTAATTGGAACCAGGTTTAACAGATATGGTATGAATATCAGACTCGACTCCGACGTTATGAAAAATCTAAAATTAGGAGCTAACTTAAGCTATAATTATTCTTTACGTAAAGAATCGGGAATTACAAGCCTTAGAGAAGCCGCTTTAACAAGACCAGATCTCCCTGTTTTTAATGATGATGGCACATTTACGGGATTACCTGATTTTGATGGAAATATTTTATTAAACCCACTTGGTGATGAAGCAACCGTTAGGGACCGAGGCACCTCCCAAAACTTAAATGCATCCTTTTACGGTGAGTACAGCATTTTTAATAATTTAAAATTCAAGTCGCAAATAAGTATAAATGTAAGCGATAGTAGAGGAGAAACCTTTTCGCCATCTACAACAGAAACTGCATTTTCTGAGATTTTTTTTAGCGGAAACTCCGGAGCTGTTTTAAATACTAATGCTGGGCAAAGTGTATCCACAACATTGGCAAATACGTTAAACTATAAAAACACTTTTAAAGGTGGGCATACTATTGATGTTTTAGCAGGTATAACCTGGGATAGATCACGTTTTGATTTACAAGCAAATAAATACGTTGGTTTTCCAGACGATAACCTTTTAGTAGGAATCGGTAATGCCACAAACTTAACAGAAGCCGATAGTGACGCTAGCATATTGGCTCTTAATTCACTTATAGGAAGAGTTAACTATAACTATAAAGACAGATATCTTGTTACCCTAACAGGTCGATCTGATACTTCAATTAAATTTGGCCCAGGTAATAGAACTGGTTTTTTTCCATCAGCAGCAGCGGCATGGAATATGCACAACGAATCTTTTTTAAAAGACAATAATTTAATAAGTAGCCTTAAACTTAGAGCCAGTTGGGGACTTACTGGATTAGATAATCTACCTGCATTTACCTACCGCCCTTCTTATGCAACTGGGGGTAGGTTTGATAATACTGTTTATAATGGCATTAATGGTATAGAAATATTTGGGCTCCCAAACCCAAATATTCGATGGGAAGAAACAGAGCAATTAGATCTAGGGTTAGAGTTTAGTTTGTTTAATAACCGCATAAATGCAGAAGTTGTTTATTTTGAAAAAAATACTTCGGGACTCATCACAAATGCTCCAGCCGTTTTAGAAACGGGTTTCAGAAATTTCGATACTAACATTGCAGATGTTTCCAACAAAGGATGGGAATTAAACTTAATTGCTACGGTAATTCAGTCTGAAAACTTTAGATGGGATACCTCTTTTAATATCTCCAGTATAAAAAACAAAGTAGAATCTTTAAATGGAGGAGGCAGTGATCTTTTAGGAATTGTTGAAGGAGAACCTATTGGGGCTATTAGAGGGTTTGATGTGGTTAAAATAGCCCAAACACAGGAAGAAATAGATGCTTTGAATGACTTAGCTGGGTTTTATTATTTTGGAACAGAAGCACCTGGAGATTATATTTTTAGGGATGTTAATGGAGATGGAGAAATTATTAATGAAGATGATGAAGTCGTTTTAGGAAACATTACACCAGACTACTATGGTGGTTGGTCAAACAAATTCAGCTATAAAAACCTTGATCTATCTTTCACCTTCCAATTTGTTGAAGGCGTAGAAAAACTGAATAGAGAAGTTGGAAATTTGGGTTTCTTCAGTACAGATCAAAATCAATACGCAAGAGCTTTAGAAACCTGGACACCAGAAAACCCCAATGCTAAATACGCCAGATTAAACTCCTTTTCTTTGTTTGAGTTTAGTAGTGCTATGGTTGAAGACGCATCCTATATAAGATTACGTTCTGCTTCTATTGGCTATAATTTTCCAAGTAAATTGTTTAAAAATACGGCATTAAGTGGCGCACGATTAACTTTATCTGGAAACAACCTATTAACTATTACAGACTATACAGGTCAAGATCCAGAAGCGGTGATACCAGTTCGTAGAGGAAATAGTAGTACTGAACTTACTGACGATGAAGGAACATCTTATCCGCAGACCAGAACGGTAACCCTTGGACTAAAATTAAACTTTTAA
- a CDS encoding FecR family protein, with protein sequence MKNLEPLIIKYLEGNLTHEETEHLKELLEKDENKALFKEFVHLKHLINSKTTFNYEKELNQFKAKANSKGVKLRSVLKYAAAILIFISGGYFFLKKDKLNEKNIPVIVTNNTIQTGTDKAVLTLANGSNIELKTGQEYKTEKIISDGKEITYLPTKQVAKKEIAYNTLTVPRGGQFFVKLSDNTKVWLNSESQIKYPETFIDGATRQVELIYGEAYFEVSPSTAHRGSKFKVLNQTQEIEVLGTEFNLKAYKDETHVYTTLVEGKVAINLSNKNEMLAPGEQSNLDIINNDISIYNVDVNNEVSWKFGYFGFEDKPLKDIMKVLSRWYDIDVVFENKALENILFFGKLKKGQSIENILNAIKSSSSINSYEINNKTVIIK encoded by the coding sequence ATGAAAAATTTAGAACCATTAATAATAAAATATCTTGAAGGTAATTTAACCCATGAGGAAACCGAACACCTCAAAGAATTACTTGAAAAAGATGAGAACAAAGCTCTTTTTAAAGAATTTGTTCATTTAAAACATCTCATAAATTCCAAAACAACATTTAATTATGAGAAAGAACTAAACCAATTTAAAGCTAAGGCCAATAGCAAAGGGGTTAAGTTAAGGTCTGTATTAAAATACGCAGCTGCTATTTTAATCTTTATTTCTGGAGGTTATTTCTTCTTAAAGAAGGATAAATTAAATGAAAAGAACATACCTGTTATAGTTACCAATAACACTATACAAACCGGTACAGACAAAGCGGTGCTTACTTTGGCCAATGGTAGTAATATAGAATTAAAAACAGGGCAAGAATATAAAACTGAAAAGATAATTAGTGATGGTAAAGAAATTACCTATCTACCTACCAAACAGGTAGCTAAAAAAGAGATTGCCTATAACACTTTAACCGTACCTCGAGGAGGCCAGTTCTTTGTTAAACTTTCTGATAATACCAAAGTATGGTTAAACTCCGAGTCCCAAATAAAATACCCAGAAACATTTATTGACGGTGCCACACGACAAGTAGAACTTATTTACGGGGAAGCTTATTTTGAGGTTTCGCCTAGCACGGCACACCGTGGCTCCAAATTTAAAGTTCTTAACCAAACTCAAGAGATTGAGGTTTTAGGTACTGAGTTTAATCTTAAAGCTTATAAAGATGAAACCCACGTTTATACAACCTTAGTTGAAGGTAAAGTAGCTATTAATCTTTCTAACAAAAACGAGATGCTTGCTCCTGGTGAGCAATCTAACCTGGATATTATCAATAATGATATTAGTATTTATAATGTAGATGTAAATAATGAAGTATCATGGAAGTTTGGGTATTTCGGTTTCGAGGACAAACCTTTAAAAGACATCATGAAGGTTTTATCGCGTTGGTACGATATAGACGTTGTTTTCGAAAATAAAGCTCTCGAAAACATATTGTTTTTTGGAAAACTAAAAAAAGGTCAAAGTATTGAAAATATCCTAAATGCTATTAAGAGCTCAAGTTCAATAAACAGTTATGAAATAAATAATAAAACTGTCATAATAAAATAA